A genomic region of Nostoc sp. UHCC 0702 contains the following coding sequences:
- a CDS encoding histidine kinase, which produces MGSRGAGVQGGMRGMREMREKLKITFFYQCPMPNAQCPMPHAPFPIPNSQFPIPFFINA; this is translated from the coding sequence GTGGGGAGTAGGGGAGCAGGGGTGCAGGGGGGGATGAGGGGGATGAGGGAGATGAGGGAGAAGTTGAAAATAACTTTTTTTTACCAATGCCCCATGCCCAATGCCCAATGCCCAATGCCCCATGCCCCATTCCCAATTCCCAATTCCCAATTCCCAATTCCCTTTTTCATAAATGCCTGA
- a CDS encoding L,D-transpeptidase has product MQSWIRCSRTFCAGVVLIVAALVSCLPPTAADHNSATASAASVENNSITISDEQQKSQPRRIEIDLSEQRLRAWEGEKLVYSFRISTGKRSTPTPIGSFRINSKYRTNRMRGRGYDIPDVPYAMYFHRGYAIHGAYWHNRFGTPVSHGCVNLPVKLARKLYNWTSIGTLVVVRK; this is encoded by the coding sequence ATGCAAAGTTGGATACGTTGCTCAAGGACTTTCTGTGCTGGTGTGGTGTTGATTGTGGCAGCTTTAGTCTCTTGTTTGCCACCGACGGCAGCTGATCATAACTCTGCTACAGCCAGTGCGGCATCAGTGGAAAACAACAGCATCACTATCTCTGACGAGCAGCAAAAATCCCAACCTCGTCGGATTGAAATTGACTTATCCGAGCAACGCTTACGTGCATGGGAAGGTGAAAAACTAGTATATTCATTCCGAATTTCCACAGGAAAGCGCTCAACTCCCACACCTATAGGCAGCTTTCGGATTAATTCTAAATATCGCACTAATCGAATGCGAGGCAGGGGCTACGATATTCCTGATGTCCCTTACGCAATGTATTTTCATCGAGGTTATGCTATTCACGGTGCTTACTGGCATAACCGTTTTGGGACTCCAGTAAGTCATGGTTGCGTGAATTTGCCAGTTAAGTTAGCTCGCAAGCTTTACAACTGGACTTCTATAGGGACTTTAGTAGTAGTGCGTAAATAG
- a CDS encoding DUF1392 family protein, with the protein MINQITALESCWHTSPPWGQIMPPLAVQMLEKVFLTSSDLSGYCCGVQWEEQQWIYAIVCLGETLYLPEREFCTTNIGENITLPRPAFELGDVVEVNFSEQPTRRIIQGIFSLKSNWLYGVEWRSPILEEVAPQSRTIWLADVDLVGVDRR; encoded by the coding sequence ATGATTAACCAGATTACCGCTTTAGAATCCTGTTGGCATACTTCCCCTCCCTGGGGTCAAATTATGCCTCCTTTGGCAGTTCAAATGCTAGAAAAAGTCTTTTTAACCAGCTCAGATTTATCAGGCTACTGTTGTGGTGTGCAGTGGGAAGAGCAGCAGTGGATTTATGCGATCGTCTGTCTTGGCGAAACACTCTACTTACCTGAGCGAGAATTTTGCACAACGAACATAGGCGAAAACATCACTCTTCCTCGTCCAGCTTTTGAGTTGGGGGATGTAGTGGAAGTTAATTTTAGCGAACAGCCAACACGCCGTATTATTCAAGGGATTTTTAGCCTCAAAAGTAATTGGCTTTACGGCGTGGAGTGGCGATCGCCAATTCTCGAAGAAGTGGCTCCTCAAAGCAGAACCATATGGCTTGCTGATGTTGATTTAGTCGGTGTGGATAGACGCTAA
- a CDS encoding L,D-transpeptidase, translating to MKSLTNGDWMRQLKILIAGTALSLSVIGAGTSEAWAVSNQQTIKQTIQTLQQSNQRWIQINLSKQRLTAWEGGKPVYSVMISSGKKSTPTRVGSFKIQSKYKTTRMRGENYDVPNVPYAMFYQGNYGIHGAYWHKRFGTPVSHGCVNVAPNHAKWLFKWASLGTQVVIHK from the coding sequence ATGAAAAGTCTAACTAACGGTGACTGGATGCGTCAGTTAAAAATACTGATCGCGGGTACAGCACTGTCCTTGAGTGTGATTGGTGCTGGGACTAGTGAAGCTTGGGCAGTTTCAAATCAACAGACCATTAAACAAACTATCCAGACTTTACAACAATCCAATCAACGCTGGATTCAAATTAATCTCTCAAAGCAGCGATTAACAGCTTGGGAAGGTGGGAAACCTGTTTATTCCGTCATGATTTCTTCAGGTAAAAAATCTACTCCGACTCGCGTTGGCAGTTTTAAAATTCAATCCAAGTACAAGACTACCCGTATGCGCGGAGAAAACTACGATGTTCCCAACGTTCCTTATGCAATGTTTTACCAAGGAAACTATGGTATTCATGGTGCATACTGGCATAAGCGTTTTGGTACTCCAGTCAGCCACGGCTGTGTCAATGTTGCACCAAATCATGCTAAGTGGCTATTCAAATGGGCATCTTTAGGGACACAAGTAGTCATTCACAAGTAG
- a CDS encoding helix-turn-helix domain-containing protein produces MKQDNDLRNNLKSIRTRLGMSQQDLANLAGVTRQTISGVESGQYAPSVAITLRLAKALGCQVEDLFWLERDLPEIEAVLAKPVPAGQQTRVSLARVGGQWVAYPLIGKDAFRQDMIPADGETRIDKGKVRVRLLDDNLDTLHNTVVIAGCAPVISLWARATERWHPQLRVQFNFANSMSALQSLCRGEAHIAGTHLYDSETGEYNTPFVRDVLAGREAVLITLGVWEEGLLVKSGNPMGVKTVSDLVERGATIVNREIGAGSRLLLEQTLQNEQIPFHAVQGFDDIVTSHQDVAQAVTLGIADAGITTASVATAFGLGFIPLHQSRYDLVILKEYLEEAPVQQLLSTLGHPLVHSQLEILGGYDISKIGEVVATV; encoded by the coding sequence ATGAAGCAGGATAATGATCTCCGTAACAACTTGAAGTCAATCAGAACCCGCTTAGGGATGAGCCAACAAGATTTGGCAAACCTAGCTGGTGTTACCCGTCAAACTATAAGTGGTGTAGAGTCGGGACAATACGCTCCCTCAGTAGCCATCACACTTCGTTTAGCAAAAGCGCTTGGCTGTCAAGTAGAGGACTTATTCTGGTTAGAGCGGGATTTACCTGAAATTGAAGCGGTGCTTGCCAAACCTGTCCCTGCTGGTCAGCAGACGCGAGTCAGTCTGGCTCGTGTGGGAGGGCAATGGGTAGCTTATCCTTTGATTGGCAAGGATGCTTTTCGCCAAGACATGATTCCGGCTGACGGAGAGACTCGCATAGATAAAGGTAAAGTTCGAGTCCGGCTCCTAGACGATAATTTGGACACACTTCACAACACTGTTGTGATTGCTGGCTGTGCGCCTGTGATCTCATTATGGGCGAGAGCTACCGAACGTTGGCATCCCCAACTGCGAGTCCAATTTAACTTTGCTAACAGCATGTCTGCATTGCAGAGTCTATGCCGAGGTGAGGCTCATATCGCTGGGACGCACCTTTATGACTCTGAAACTGGTGAGTATAATACTCCTTTTGTTCGAGATGTTCTGGCTGGAAGGGAAGCAGTTTTGATTACCCTCGGTGTTTGGGAGGAGGGACTTTTAGTAAAGTCTGGCAACCCGATGGGAGTCAAAACAGTTAGTGACTTAGTGGAACGGGGAGCTACTATTGTCAACCGCGAAATTGGTGCTGGTAGTCGTTTACTTTTGGAACAAACACTCCAAAACGAGCAGATACCATTCCATGCTGTCCAAGGCTTTGACGATATTGTCACAAGCCACCAAGATGTTGCCCAAGCTGTAACATTAGGAATTGCCGATGCAGGTATTACTACGGCATCTGTAGCTACCGCCTTTGGGCTGGGATTTATTCCCCTACATCAGTCAAGATACGACTTAGTGATTCTCAAGGAATATCTGGAAGAAGCGCCAGTACAGCAATTGCTCAGTACTTTGGGACATCCGTTGGTTCATTCACAGTTAGAAATTCTTGGTGGTTACGATATCAGCAAAATCGGGGAAGTTGTCGCAACCGTTTAG
- a CDS encoding bifunctional 4-hydroxy-2-oxoglutarate aldolase/2-dehydro-3-deoxy-phosphogluconate aldolase, whose protein sequence is MPDQFWLSQLQKHRAIAVIRAPKIELGQQMAMAVASGGMQLIEITWNSDGAPELISQLRSKLPDCIIGTGTLFNVQQLQAAIASGAQFLFTPHVDPVMINTAVERNIAMIPGALTPTEIMTAWTQGASCVKVFPVQALGGASYIKSLQGPLGHIPLIPTGGVTLENAKGFLQAGAIAVGLSSELFPQKLVRDGNWEAIAQKASNLIQQLV, encoded by the coding sequence ATGCCTGATCAATTTTGGTTATCACAGTTGCAAAAACACCGAGCGATCGCAGTTATCCGCGCCCCCAAAATCGAACTGGGACAGCAAATGGCAATGGCTGTGGCATCTGGAGGAATGCAGCTAATTGAGATTACCTGGAATAGTGATGGCGCACCAGAATTAATTAGTCAATTACGTTCTAAATTACCTGACTGTATTATCGGTACGGGTACACTTTTCAATGTCCAACAACTGCAAGCTGCGATCGCATCCGGGGCACAGTTCCTCTTCACACCCCACGTTGACCCTGTGATGATTAATACCGCAGTTGAAAGAAATATCGCTATGATTCCTGGTGCGCTTACTCCCACAGAAATTATGACTGCTTGGACTCAAGGTGCTAGCTGTGTGAAGGTTTTTCCTGTACAAGCACTGGGAGGGGCTAGTTATATCAAAAGTTTACAAGGGCCCCTAGGTCACATTCCCTTGATTCCTACTGGCGGCGTCACCCTGGAAAATGCCAAGGGATTTTTACAAGCAGGGGCAATTGCTGTGGGTTTAAGTAGCGAATTGTTTCCTCAAAAGCTGGTTAGAGATGGAAATTGGGAAGCGATCGCTCAAAAAGCAAGTAACTTGATTCAACAGTTAGTCTAA
- a CDS encoding type I restriction endonuclease subunit R — MNPAQLRPTTVKASRIVRKLRRRFDLRQYAIAPFLLTWFEVIGYTVLLEPDIAWGKYRIGRSSYSEVVLRDRLHTALEKINPTKPHEAIAKAIYQVTCTKSSDLLENNRRFHKLLTDGVEVEYLINKEIVHDKVWLIDSSNLLNNDWLVIHPLTVVEGNYAHCPDIVVFINGLPLAVIISIHPSDEHATFKAGYQRIQTYLQQIPKLFYYNTFLVITCQNRCRVGTLTSDWQEFLPWHTIDGEDFTSLGATELEVLIQGIFDKRRFLELVKHFIVFESNQISISKKLLRRPFCTVQ, encoded by the coding sequence ATGAATCCAGCACAGCTAAGACCAACAACTGTGAAGGCGAGTCGTATTGTAAGAAAACTTCGCCGCCGCTTTGACCTCAGACAATATGCGATCGCACCATTTTTGCTCACCTGGTTTGAGGTGATTGGCTACACAGTTTTGTTAGAGCCAGACATCGCTTGGGGGAAGTATCGCATAGGACGCAGTAGTTATAGTGAGGTGGTTTTGCGCGATCGCCTTCATACTGCTTTAGAGAAGATTAACCCGACGAAACCCCATGAAGCGATCGCTAAAGCTATCTATCAGGTTACTTGTACAAAAAGTTCTGATTTGCTGGAAAATAACCGCCGCTTTCACAAACTTTTGACCGATGGTGTTGAAGTTGAATACCTCATCAACAAAGAAATAGTCCATGACAAAGTGTGGCTCATTGATTCATCTAATCTACTGAACAATGATTGGCTAGTTATTCATCCCTTGACTGTAGTTGAAGGGAATTATGCTCACTGTCCAGATATAGTTGTCTTTATCAACGGTTTACCGTTGGCAGTTATTATCTCAATTCATCCAAGTGATGAACATGCCACATTCAAAGCAGGCTATCAACGAATTCAAACCTACCTTCAACAGATACCAAAGCTGTTTTACTATAATACATTCCTAGTTATTACTTGCCAAAATCGCTGCCGAGTTGGTACATTAACTTCGGATTGGCAAGAGTTTTTACCTTGGCACACAATTGATGGTGAAGATTTTACATCCTTGGGTGCAACTGAACTAGAGGTGTTGATTCAAGGTATTTTTGATAAACGGCGTTTCTTGGAGCTAGTAAAGCACTTTATAGTCTTTGAGTCAAACCAAATTAGCATCAGTAAAAAATTGCTTCGCCGACCTTTTTGTACTGTACAGTAG
- a CDS encoding serine/threonine protein kinase, which yields MSLCINPVCRKSNNPDNHQNRFCQNCGSPLELLGRYRVMQLLSDKTDFGKVYEVYEQDTPKILKILTHNLSNDAKAVKMFRQEADVLRQLHHPGIPKVDDYFQHQTRNNLMLHCIVMEKIDGLNLEQWLKEQQNHFISQKQAITWLKQLAEILNLVHGKLYLHGNLQPSNIILRKDGQLVLIDFGTTKELTKTYLSQLSKDSGSVTKIMPSSYSAPEQINAIAVPQSDFFALGRTFVFLLTGHHPLDMYDVQHNLLQWQSHASHLSPLLLNLIDWLMMPEVENRPNNAQSILQRLHNIEQQQTHINALGILQPEQLALPKPNIPSSSQHKQREKLPLIALFTALLVSLGLLNIIALATGYPKFTAFPSNGQYPQRKGKIDYFPYEEGRDSQGRTAEFNIAVLSIEYKWLYGSNFQIKYNDQVISIEVLNLNLQQEGIQQIMENSSEIISVGTAACEGNVGVGQRIALERSKQVQVLAKKLFSNTPSVEGYRLLNLGQFLRNSCQQNQDVTAYQRSVIIMGVRKKSVGVILDEALRDRLEKKPFGDFRLKDYSLGSVEKFKTISSNL from the coding sequence ATGAGCCTTTGTATCAATCCAGTTTGTCGCAAATCCAATAACCCCGATAATCATCAAAACCGTTTCTGTCAAAATTGTGGTTCTCCCCTAGAATTACTAGGGCGTTATCGGGTAATGCAATTGTTGAGTGACAAAACTGATTTTGGCAAAGTCTATGAGGTATATGAACAAGACACACCGAAAATTCTCAAGATACTCACACACAATCTATCAAACGACGCCAAAGCAGTGAAAATGTTTCGGCAAGAAGCAGATGTGTTAAGACAGCTGCATCATCCCGGCATTCCCAAAGTTGATGATTATTTCCAGCATCAAACTAGAAATAATTTGATGTTGCACTGCATAGTAATGGAAAAAATCGACGGGTTGAATTTAGAACAATGGCTAAAGGAACAGCAAAATCATTTCATTTCTCAAAAACAGGCTATAACTTGGCTCAAACAATTAGCAGAAATTTTAAATTTAGTGCATGGCAAGCTGTATTTACATGGAAATCTTCAGCCATCTAACATCATACTCCGAAAAGATGGGCAGTTAGTATTAATTGATTTTGGCACTACCAAAGAACTAACAAAAACTTACCTATCCCAACTCAGCAAAGACAGTGGCAGCGTCACAAAAATTATGCCATCAAGTTACAGCGCTCCTGAACAAATAAACGCAATAGCTGTACCGCAATCAGATTTTTTTGCCTTGGGACGCACCTTTGTGTTTTTGCTAACTGGGCATCATCCTTTAGATATGTACGATGTTCAACACAATTTGTTGCAGTGGCAAAGTCATGCTAGCCATCTCTCACCCTTACTGTTGAATTTAATTGATTGGTTAATGATGCCGGAGGTGGAGAATCGTCCTAATAATGCCCAGTCAATTTTGCAACGCTTACATAATATTGAACAGCAACAGACTCACATCAATGCCCTCGGTATTTTGCAACCTGAACAGTTAGCCCTACCAAAACCGAATATCCCCTCGTCGTCTCAACATAAGCAACGAGAAAAATTGCCTCTAATAGCACTATTTACGGCGCTGCTGGTGTCATTAGGATTACTCAATATTATAGCTTTAGCTACAGGCTATCCAAAATTTACTGCATTTCCCAGCAATGGACAATATCCACAAAGAAAAGGCAAGATTGATTACTTTCCATATGAAGAAGGTAGAGATAGTCAAGGTAGAACTGCTGAATTTAATATAGCTGTTTTATCAATAGAATATAAATGGCTTTATGGGAGCAATTTCCAAATAAAATATAACGATCAAGTTATTAGTATTGAAGTTTTAAATTTAAATTTACAACAAGAAGGTATACAGCAGATAATGGAAAATTCTAGTGAGATTATCTCTGTAGGTACAGCTGCTTGTGAAGGGAATGTAGGGGTTGGACAACGTATAGCTTTAGAGCGTTCTAAGCAGGTACAAGTTTTAGCAAAAAAGTTATTTAGTAATACACCAAGCGTTGAAGGTTATCGCTTATTAAATCTTGGTCAATTTCTACGTAATAGTTGTCAGCAGAATCAAGATGTGACTGCATACCAGAGAAGTGTAATCATCATGGGTGTGAGGAAAAAGTCAGTAGGTGTAATTCTAGATGAAGCGTTAAGAGATAGGTTAGAAAAGAAGCCTTTTGGTGATTTTAGATTAAAAGATTATTCCTTGGGTTCAGTGGAGAAGTTTAAGACGATATCTAGTAATTTGTAG
- a CDS encoding phosphoketolase family protein, which yields MTLATPPQTKPLTDEELYKMNAYWRAANYLSVGQIYLLDNPLLLEPLKLEHVKPRLLGHWGTTPGLNFIYVHLNRVINKYDLNTIYIAGPGHGGPGLVANTYLEGTYSDYYPNISQDIEGIKQLFHQFSFPGGIPSHAAPETPGSIHEGGELGYALVHAYGAAFDNPDLIVAAVVGDGEAETGALAASWHSNKFLNPVRDGAVIPILHLNGYKIANPTLLSRVSHEELESLFVGYGYKPYFVEGSEPADVHQQMAATLDTIITEIQSIQREARVHGFSQRPQWPMIILRTPKGWTGPKEVDGKKTEGYWRSHQVPLSEIAKKPEHLQLLEEWLKSYKPEELFDTNGKLIPELAELAPKGHRRMGDNPHANGGILLRDLKLPDFQDYAVDIPQPGKIEAEATRVTGKFLRDVMRLNQESRNFRIFGPDETQSNRLDAVFEVTDRTWVAQILPEDEHLSPDGRVMEILSETSCQGWLEGYLLTGRHGFFSCYEAFIHIIDSMFNQHAKWLKTTLDIPWRRPIASLNYLLTSHVWRQDHNGFSHQDPGFIDHVVNKKSEIIRVYLPPDANTLLSVTDHCLRSRHYVNVIVAGKQPALQYLDIDAAIKHCTKGIGIWEWASNDQDSEPDVVMACAGDVPTLETLAAVDILRQNFPELKVRVVNVVDLMTLQPKSEHPHGLSNKDFDTIFTTDKPIIFAFHGYPWLIHRLTYRHTNHNNLHVRGYKEEGTTTTPFDMVVLNDLDRFHLVMDVIDRVPKLGYKAAYVKQRLQDKLIEHRHYIAKYGEDMPEIRDWKWPY from the coding sequence ATGACTTTAGCAACTCCTCCACAGACAAAGCCTTTAACTGATGAAGAATTGTATAAAATGAACGCCTACTGGCGTGCAGCCAATTATCTTTCAGTCGGGCAAATATATCTCCTTGACAATCCACTACTGTTAGAACCACTAAAGTTGGAACATGTCAAACCCAGACTGCTGGGACACTGGGGAACAACACCAGGGTTGAACTTCATCTATGTTCACCTCAACCGGGTAATCAATAAGTATGACCTGAACACCATATACATTGCCGGGCCTGGTCACGGAGGCCCCGGGCTGGTAGCCAACACTTACCTAGAAGGCACTTATAGCGATTACTACCCCAACATTTCCCAAGACATTGAGGGGATCAAACAACTTTTCCACCAGTTTTCATTCCCAGGCGGTATTCCTAGCCATGCTGCACCGGAAACTCCAGGTTCTATCCATGAAGGCGGTGAACTTGGTTATGCTCTTGTTCATGCCTACGGTGCTGCTTTTGACAATCCTGATTTAATAGTTGCAGCTGTTGTCGGTGATGGCGAGGCTGAAACCGGCGCTTTAGCTGCTAGCTGGCATTCTAACAAGTTTCTTAATCCTGTCCGTGATGGTGCAGTAATTCCTATCTTGCACTTGAATGGTTATAAAATAGCCAATCCCACCCTACTGTCACGGGTGAGTCATGAGGAGCTAGAAAGTTTATTTGTGGGTTATGGTTACAAACCTTACTTTGTGGAAGGCTCAGAACCCGCAGATGTCCACCAACAAATGGCGGCAACTTTAGACACCATAATTACGGAAATTCAAAGCATCCAGAGAGAAGCCCGCGTGCATGGTTTTAGCCAACGCCCGCAGTGGCCGATGATTATTTTACGCACCCCCAAAGGTTGGACAGGGCCCAAAGAAGTAGATGGGAAAAAGACTGAAGGGTACTGGCGATCGCACCAAGTTCCCTTGAGCGAGATTGCCAAAAAGCCAGAACACTTGCAACTTCTGGAAGAGTGGTTGAAAAGTTACAAACCAGAAGAACTTTTCGACACCAACGGCAAGCTAATTCCCGAACTAGCAGAACTGGCTCCCAAAGGACACCGCCGCATGGGAGACAATCCCCACGCCAATGGTGGTATCCTGCTGCGTGACCTGAAATTGCCTGACTTCCAAGACTATGCTGTAGATATCCCCCAACCAGGCAAAATTGAAGCTGAAGCTACCAGGGTGACAGGAAAATTCCTCCGGGATGTCATGCGACTCAACCAAGAATCCCGTAACTTCCGGATCTTCGGCCCCGACGAAACCCAATCAAATCGCCTGGATGCTGTGTTTGAAGTTACAGACCGGACTTGGGTAGCCCAGATTCTCCCAGAAGACGAACATTTGTCTCCCGATGGTCGGGTGATGGAAATCCTCAGCGAAACTAGTTGTCAAGGATGGTTAGAAGGCTATTTACTTACAGGTCGCCACGGCTTCTTCTCCTGCTACGAGGCATTTATCCACATCATTGACTCGATGTTCAACCAGCACGCCAAGTGGCTGAAAACTACCCTTGATATTCCTTGGCGTAGACCGATTGCTTCTCTTAACTATTTGCTTACCTCCCACGTCTGGCGACAAGACCACAACGGTTTTTCTCACCAAGACCCTGGTTTTATTGACCATGTGGTCAACAAAAAATCAGAAATCATTCGCGTATATCTCCCCCCCGATGCCAACACCCTGCTGTCGGTGACAGACCATTGCTTAAGAAGTCGTCACTATGTCAACGTCATCGTCGCAGGTAAGCAACCTGCACTGCAATATTTGGACATAGATGCAGCTATTAAGCACTGCACCAAAGGCATTGGTATTTGGGAATGGGCAAGCAATGACCAAGACAGCGAACCCGATGTAGTGATGGCTTGTGCTGGGGATGTTCCCACCTTAGAAACCTTAGCTGCTGTAGATATTTTGCGGCAGAACTTCCCTGAGTTGAAGGTGCGGGTAGTCAACGTAGTCGATTTGATGACACTACAGCCAAAAAGCGAGCATCCCCACGGTTTAAGCAACAAAGACTTCGACACGATTTTCACCACCGACAAACCGATCATTTTCGCTTTTCATGGCTATCCTTGGCTAATCCATCGCCTAACTTATCGCCACACCAACCACAATAACCTGCATGTACGCGGTTATAAGGAAGAGGGAACCACTACAACTCCCTTTGATATGGTCGTGCTTAACGACCTCGATCGCTTCCACTTGGTGATGGACGTAATCGATCGCGTACCAAAACTAGGTTATAAAGCAGCTTATGTTAAACAGCGCTTGCAAGATAAGCTGATCGAACATAGGCACTACATCGCGAAGTACGGCGAAGATATGCCAGAGATTCGTGACTGGAAGTGGCCGTACTAA
- a CDS encoding AIM24 family protein — protein sequence MQHQVKILEPTDLWYLENNINKETNRYYHPTKDIPFVQQVEINLENSGVVIQKGSMYSCVGKLTYGVYKTDNRLKDIWISLRTDIDYNAPVYRGTGTVKLEPRQKGNFLHYTPIELLENEQWEFDDGVFQFCSDNVVIGTKRLKFRQISGSDDGKWRIALSALAGQKAQVVTATSAPTKIIELNKGEILIADYDMVKGFTKGIEEDYRKLGHFGKGGGEGFVWFYSGEGKLLVCETSHMALG from the coding sequence ATGCAGCACCAAGTGAAGATTTTAGAACCAACAGATTTATGGTATTTAGAAAACAATATTAATAAAGAAACTAACAGATATTATCACCCTACCAAAGATATTCCTTTTGTTCAACAAGTTGAAATTAATCTAGAAAACTCTGGAGTTGTCATTCAAAAAGGTTCGATGTACAGTTGTGTTGGTAAATTAACTTATGGTGTTTATAAAACCGATAACCGCTTAAAAGATATCTGGATATCTTTGAGGACGGATATAGATTACAATGCTCCTGTTTATAGAGGTACTGGTACGGTTAAACTCGAACCGAGACAAAAAGGAAATTTTTTGCATTACACTCCTATTGAATTGTTAGAAAACGAGCAATGGGAGTTTGATGATGGTGTATTTCAGTTTTGTTCTGACAATGTAGTTATAGGTACTAAAAGATTAAAGTTTCGGCAAATTTCTGGCTCTGATGATGGTAAGTGGAGAATTGCTCTGTCAGCTTTAGCTGGGCAAAAAGCTCAAGTAGTGACAGCTACATCTGCACCAACTAAAATTATTGAACTAAACAAAGGTGAAATTTTAATTGCTGATTACGATATGGTTAAAGGATTTACTAAAGGTATTGAAGAAGATTATCGCAAATTGGGTCATTTTGGTAAAGGAGGAGGAGAAGGTTTTGTTTGGTTTTATAGCGGTGAGGGTAAATTATTAGTATGTGAAACTAGCCATATGGCTCTTGGATAA
- a CDS encoding RNA-binding protein, whose translation MSIYVGNISYQVTEDDIKSVFGEYGTVTKVALPTDRETGRLRGFAFVEMSSDAEEAAAIDALNGAEWMGRDLKVNKAKPKEDKGPSGGNRGNYGGRNRY comes from the coding sequence ATGTCAATTTATGTGGGTAACATCTCTTACCAAGTTACTGAAGATGATATTAAAAGTGTTTTTGGAGAGTATGGTACTGTAACGAAGGTTGCACTACCTACTGACCGTGAGACTGGTCGTCTGCGAGGCTTTGCTTTTGTGGAGATGAGTTCAGATGCTGAAGAAGCAGCTGCCATTGACGCTCTCAATGGTGCTGAATGGATGGGTCGTGATCTCAAAGTCAATAAAGCTAAACCCAAAGAAGACAAGGGCCCGTCTGGTGGTAACAGAGGCAACTATGGTGGACGTAACCGTTACTAA
- the nifH gene encoding nitrogenase iron protein yields the protein MSDDKIRQIAFYGKGGIGKSTTSQNTLAAMAEVGQRILIVGCDPKADSTRLILHCKAQTTVLHLAAERGAVEDLELEEVVIEGFRGIRCVESGGPEPGVGCAGRGIITAINFLEENGAYSGVDFVSYDVLGDVVCGGFAMPIREGKAQEIYIVTSGEMMAMFAANNIARGVLKYAHTGGVRLGGLICNSRKTDREDELITTLATRLSTQMIHFVPRDNIVQHAELRRMTVNEYAPDSNQANEYRTLADKIINNKNLAIPTPIEMDELEDLLIEFGILESEENAAKLAGITKTQEETANKQEDAEGEALEALKKGNVEIVAGN from the coding sequence ATGTCTGACGACAAAATTAGACAAATTGCTTTCTACGGTAAAGGCGGTATTGGTAAATCTACCACCTCTCAAAATACCCTAGCCGCTATGGCAGAAGTTGGTCAACGCATCTTGATTGTCGGATGTGACCCTAAAGCGGACTCCACCCGTTTGATTCTGCACTGTAAAGCCCAAACTACCGTGCTGCACTTGGCTGCGGAACGAGGCGCAGTTGAAGATCTAGAACTTGAAGAAGTGGTGATTGAAGGCTTTCGAGGTATTAGATGCGTAGAATCTGGTGGGCCAGAACCTGGTGTAGGTTGCGCCGGTCGTGGGATCATCACCGCTATCAACTTCCTCGAAGAAAACGGCGCTTACAGTGGCGTAGATTTCGTATCCTACGACGTGTTGGGTGACGTTGTATGTGGTGGCTTCGCCATGCCAATTCGGGAGGGGAAAGCACAAGAAATCTATATTGTGACCTCCGGTGAAATGATGGCGATGTTTGCTGCTAACAACATTGCTCGTGGCGTTCTCAAGTATGCTCACACTGGCGGCGTGCGTTTGGGTGGTCTGATTTGTAACAGTCGCAAAACTGACCGGGAAGACGAACTGATTACTACTCTAGCAACCCGATTAAGCACCCAGATGATTCACTTTGTTCCCCGCGACAACATCGTACAACATGCTGAATTGCGTCGGATGACTGTTAATGAGTATGCACCTGACAGTAACCAAGCTAATGAATATCGCACATTAGCAGACAAGATCATCAACAATAAAAATCTTGCCATTCCCACACCCATCGAGATGGATGAGCTAGAAGATTTGCTGATTGAGTTCGGTATCCTCGAAAGTGAAGAAAATGCTGCAAAATTAGCCGGTATCACCAAAACACAAGAAGAAACTGCCAATAAGCAAGAAGATGCTGAAGGTGAAGCATTAGAAGCACTCAAAAAAGGCAATGTAGAAATAGTTGCTGGTAATTAA